The Spea bombifrons isolate aSpeBom1 chromosome 4, aSpeBom1.2.pri, whole genome shotgun sequence genome segment aggcggccggcggcatcagcacgcatcggccgttcagattgcattcccagcaatctgatggccgcatagtgatgggagcagcgtgaggggtgaaaggtcagtgcgagggggcggagctttcacccctcacactgctcccatcactagacggccatcgcacacggctgctgggtgctgatgccggccggccgcatcagcggccgctttgattagatttcgggcagcctggggggcaattgtccccctgcccagcccgcccctggcaccgagggaggcgttcaatgccatttgcagccgctcagcggctgtcttcatggttagtctgccggccgcccagcccacggaccttccggcccaccgggaaatttcccggtatcccggtgggccagtccggccctggattTATTCTATGTACCTGCAACCATGAGTAGCTAATGCAATGACAGACAAGTCTCAGTTTGAACAAGATAACTTACCATAGTTTTGTGGCAGCATTGTGCAATGTATAGCAATTCTTTCAAAAACTCCTAATTCATGTTTGGCttcttaagttttttttttttttttttttttttttttttttttttttcttggctatAGCAGAACCACTGTGTATTGATTGGATCAGAGCCAGTCAGTGGTCTCTTTGGCTTCCTGAGATTGCCATGTTGTGTTATGATTGTGGTGCTTgcagttcttttttgtttgttttgtggtttgtgtgttttttttgtttgcaacaTTGTTGTTTGAAGTATCTTATGAAATAACCTTTCCACATTGCTTATGAATAGGTAGCTAGCACTCACTATAATGTACTTGTTATATAGCAATATCCAAGTTTAGGGCAGGAAGATGTACAACATTAACCATGTGTAAAATGTAGTTACATGTGTGCAGTTAGAATGAGTTGCTCCAAACCATAAGGCATTGTGGACTTGGTTCTAGAATTAGGCGATATTGTGTAAGTTTAATGATACCCTTTTTCCTTCATATGGGAAAAATGCATCCACAGTTGAGGTGGACCAAAACTGTTCAAATATGTCAGAGGGGAATATGAATTTCCGTAGTGACAGGAAACGATGTAGTTACAACTTTTTAATATGCTGTGCAACCTGTGATGTTGTAATGGAATGACACACAGATCAAAGAGAAACATAGGTTTAGGGTCTCACGGGTGTCTGCTTTTTGGCAGAGTGCCGACGACAGGTGTGAAGATACGGCGTGTTGTGGAAGCCCCTCTCACCACTCCGCCTTCCCGACGTCACAAATGCGACCATGGGAGCTGGCAGTGAATAGGTGGCCTCCCTCAGCCCCCATTAACCAGCGGAGGTTCTTGGGGCCCTGCAGCACCACTGCACAACTCAGACGAAGGTAGGAGCTGCGGGGCTCTGGAAGAGGCAccacccaataaaaaaaaaaaaagtgctcttGAGATGTTGGCTACCTACTCTGTCACATTTTTGATACACCCAGATGCCTGATATCACACCAACCaagtgtttttaatgtttgtgtcTAGCCAGCAGACATACAAATGAGAGAGCCCATATAATTAccttatgtttttgtgtgtcatCCTTAGACATATCCATACAGGCGCAAGTGGTGAATTCtattgtaacattttgtttttttgtccctCTTTTTCCCTTCTCTCATCTTCTGTCATACTCTTTAGTCCTCCGATTAGGCGCCAGTGGGGACGGAGGGATAGACCTCAGCAGAGTGTCTTTGTACAGGATGATAGTTTTGTGAGGCCTGCCTTTTTTCCTGTAGATGATCGTAGAGTTTTTGCCCTCACCAGCGCTCCACCACGAATGCTCCATCCTGCTACACACTCCACTCAACAGACGCCATTCATGGTCGACCTCCATGAGCAGGTAACATTGACAAACTAAGTTTGTTTTCTGAAATGTTCAgtgaaatgtttgttttctgaaATGTATCCTAAACTGCACTGTGTTATGGGGATCCGTGTATGTGATAAGCATGTGTATTCAAGGAGGTTTAGGCTTACTTCCTTGTCTAATATGCTTCTACATAGGTTCACATCAGCTAATTTTTAGAGGAACCTATGCAGTGCAAGAGATTGGGATGTAACATTTCAGGATGATTAAACAGCTGGCAGTACTTTAAAACCATCACACTATACATATGTTCCAATAGTACAGATGTTTAGCATAAACactacaaaatattaatttgggttgtttctttttgtttcatcTTCCAGGTGCACCAGGGACCTGTCCCTTTATCATACACTGTTACAACCGTAACAACACAAGGCTTCCCTTTGCACACTGGCCAGCACATCCCAGgttgcagcactcagcagctgCCAGCATGTTCTGTCATGTTCAGTGGGCAGCACTacccactctgctgcctgcccccTCCGGTGAGTGGGATCTGAAAATCGAAGTGCATGATGGCAGAGAAACGGATATGTCATAGCAACAATATATGTACAGTTTAATACAGATTTGTACATTGTTGAACAAGTcgtgaaatgttttaatttgttgtttGGGCTTCTAAAAgggtatgttttatttatttggcttAAGTTTACTTTttgatgtttctttttttacttaagTACCTTTATCTTATACATGCAAAGTGATTTTAATTATGTAGACAGTACTTTTAGCAGTGTATTATGTGGCTGTATTTTGCTATTCTAGCACAGCCAGTACAGTGCAGTATATTTCTGGAGCTACGCAGAGGCAGAATATTGGCAAATTCTGTACAATCTGCCACCTACTCCTACATGTGCTGCTCTAGTTGACATACTGCAAGAGACCAAACAAGCACTGTTCCCATCTTTGGTTATACACTTCTCATCTTCATACTAATAAATCTTCATAACTAAATGAttcaataataacataatacttTAAAGGAGGAGACACAGGAAAGCGCTGCATGGACAGCTCCTATAAACAACATTTCAATACTTCTTTCTAATGGGCTACTTTTGGGGGAAATAGTCTTCTCTAGGTTATGGATCTGGGAGATGCACCATATATTGTCCCCTGTGACTTAGGGTAGCGAGGTACAGCTTTGTTACCTGGAGTCCTCTGTCATCATGTTGGTAATGTATTTGTTATACTGGCAGTCGTGTTTGGATGAATGCCTGGTTTATTCCCTAagcaccttttattttttcccataaCAGCTGATTCCAGGGTGCACAATGCAGCAGCTTCCTGTCTCATACCAGCCATTTCCCCCCCTGCTGTCCGGAGAACATTACATCTTACACCCGCACCCACCAATGCCTCCACAACAGCCTCCCCATCTGGCTTCACTTGCCCCCTTTGTTACAGTGCAGCCCCAGAGAATGGTAAGTGCAGGTTATACTGCATATTATTACAGGACATTGTGTTTAGCTGTATAATTTAACATGGAAGCTGTTATTGGTCACTGGTAAGCATGCAACAAATTTGGAAAACCGTGGATAACGCAttggggtatattcactaaagggagaggtttttttttttttttttttttacacctttctcacttcactattcagcCTGAAAGACTATCAGTAGAGAGTTTGCCCAGCCAGAAtgtctgagctggccctgtttAATGCACAATTCTATACATTTGTAAATTTGGTATTATCAACTAACTCTTTCATTTTATCCTCCTGACAAGGTTTTATAACTACTGTGTTAAACCTATGAGGTGGGTTGGGTTCTCAATGTACTACGTTATaaattatgattattaaaaCAAGGCATTTCAGTAAATATGCCCTACTATAGAGCTGTTCTGTATGAGGTTCAGAATAGCATCTTAAATATGTTTAACATTCTAAAATCTGCAGGTTTTCTTTTTCGCAAACAATATGAACAGTGTTGCTCTTCTTTCTACCTCAGCCTCTGCAGAGGATAGAGAATGAGTTGGATGTTCGGGGGGACCAGCATCACATGGGCAATTTCCCATTCCATCACTCACACCCTGTGCCTGCACTGCCCCATTCAATGCCCATGCATTACCTCTCCCATGATGCACTGCACCAGGATATTTCCTTTCCAGTGGTAAGTGGCACCGTAACATGGTTTTTCTAGAAGAAAACTTAATTTTCTGTGGCTCATTACAATTATTGCTTCCattaacacatttccactgATTTATTGGTTAGTGTTAATCTTTagttgtgtatatttatggctTGTCTACTGTGCTAATTTATGTGTAGCCATATGCTCATCTGATGCCACGGCGATTGAATGCCCAACGGTATCGCCTACAGCAACCACTGCCACCTCCACCTCTGCCTCCTTCGTATTACCCAAGTTTTCTACCCTACTTTCTGTAAGTATGGCACTGCATGCCTTTCTATTGATATCCTAATGCCATCCCCATAAGAGGATTTAAATGGCATTTTCTCTTTGCAGTTCCATGCTTCCTGTGTCTCCCACCTCTGTTGGTCCAGCCATAAGCCTAGATTTGGATGTGGATGATGTAGAGATGGAGAATTATGAGGTGAGTTGGCTCTGACCCTCCAGCAATATACTGTGTACTTGCCTGCTTAACTGTTACTGCCAAGCTCTTCTTTGGCTTGTAAACTGACTTTTATCTGTTTTAGGCATTGTTGAATCTAGCAGAACGTCTGGGGGAAGCTAAACCACGGGGACTAACCAAAGCCAACATTGAGCAGCTTCCTTCTTACCGCTTCAACCCTGAGAGCCACCAGTCTGAGCAGACACTGTGAGTGAATTATGACCCTGTAGCTAAGGAAGGAGATATGATGTGAaggaatgcattaaaataagtTTGGTCTCTGGTGAAATAACGTTTAAGCCTAGCAAAGTACAGTCTCTGAGGAAACTTCAGTAGACCTGTGTAGGTCTGGGTGAAGTAAGACTGGATAACCAGGTGTGTGCAGCAAAGAGAGCAAAGGTGTCTAAAACCTTGCATGGCAATCTGTCATACACTGCCATCTGCAGGTGTGAGATatggtaaaatatttaatagccCCTGTCTCTGCTTTTACCTCATGACTAAAGGATGCCCAATTTGTTCCAGCTGCATTTTTACCTCAAATGTAGCGCCGACCCTGTCTGTCCTCTGGTTCCTCGTAGCACATGTTGTCTCCAACATCCCACGGCAGCAAATCTGATTCTGATTTAACCAGCACTCTCTTCCTGTTGAATGGGTGTTTGAATCCTGTGAACTGACACACAATGACCTATTAAGCTACAGGCATATGTTGTCTTTGTCCACCTCATTTACTAGATATGAGATGTAGATGCAAGGTGTTTTTCACTGAATGTATTTCTATGTTCAGAAAATGTTCTTagcattaatacatttatattttggtgTAGGCTATTAGGAATGCAAGCTTAAATAAACAAAGCCTATTCTTTTCCCCTTAGATGTGTGGTTTGCTTTAGTGACTTTGAAAGCCGACAGCTCCTCAGAGTGTTGCCGTGTAATCACGAGTTCCATGCGAAGTGTGTTGATAAATGGCTAAAGGTAGGTCAATTTCTTTTCATCAGTGCTCAGAAGTAGCCTACTAGACAATCCATCTGACTTCTTGGGATTATTCACTTCAGGGAGAGCTGTGGTTTAAACTTTCTGACTGTGCTATCAATTATGTTATAACTTCTTCCAgctttattatgtatatttcagACTTTGAAGAAACCTCACTAATTCTTCTACAAATTTGTTTGCAGCAAACGCTCACTCACTGGgtttggctcttcataatgtatagtgaaattaAGAAGCAGAAACTCTCTGCCTTAAGTGAACAAACCTCTttttccaaaatatcacatggctgaCAAAGGAgggttattggaacaaaataaatataaaataagtttttttttttattagtgctaatctacattactgtatacaacagtgtagagccctgcgcgggactgcttttttaatccggctcccgctgttttgaatccc includes the following:
- the RNF44 gene encoding RING finger protein 44 isoform X1 gives rise to the protein MRPWELAVNRWPPSAPINQRRFLGPCSTTAQLRRSPPIRRQWGRRDRPQQSVFVQDDSFVRPAFFPVDDRRVFALTSAPPRMLHPATHSTQQTPFMVDLHEQVHQGPVPLSYTVTTVTTQGFPLHTGQHIPGCSTQQLPACSVMFSGQHYPLCCLPPPLIPGCTMQQLPVSYQPFPPLLSGEHYILHPHPPMPPQQPPHLASLAPFVTVQPQRMPLQRIENELDVRGDQHHMGNFPFHHSHPVPALPHSMPMHYLSHDALHQDISFPVPYAHLMPRRLNAQRYRLQQPLPPPPLPPSYYPSFLPYFLSMLPVSPTSVGPAISLDLDVDDVEMENYEALLNLAERLGEAKPRGLTKANIEQLPSYRFNPESHQSEQTLCVVCFSDFESRQLLRVLPCNHEFHAKCVDKWLKSNRTCPICRADASEAHRDGE
- the RNF44 gene encoding RING finger protein 44 isoform X2; its protein translation is MLHPATHSTQQTPFMVDLHEQVHQGPVPLSYTVTTVTTQGFPLHTGQHIPGCSTQQLPACSVMFSGQHYPLCCLPPPLIPGCTMQQLPVSYQPFPPLLSGEHYILHPHPPMPPQQPPHLASLAPFVTVQPQRMPLQRIENELDVRGDQHHMGNFPFHHSHPVPALPHSMPMHYLSHDALHQDISFPVPYAHLMPRRLNAQRYRLQQPLPPPPLPPSYYPSFLPYFLSMLPVSPTSVGPAISLDLDVDDVEMENYEALLNLAERLGEAKPRGLTKANIEQLPSYRFNPESHQSEQTLCVVCFSDFESRQLLRVLPCNHEFHAKCVDKWLKSNRTCPICRADASEAHRDGE